Within Desulfurobacterium thermolithotrophum DSM 11699, the genomic segment CAGTTTACAGGGTTCTCAAAAGACACGGACTAATAGAAAGAACCTGGAAACTAAAAAGTACCTACAAGAGGAAGAAACAGAAAGGGAAAAAGAACCGCACCAGAAAAGGACTAAGAGCAGACAAACCAGGAACAATCCTCATGGACGTTAAATACCTCTACTGGTGCGGTAAAACCTTTTACCAGTTCACGGCAATAGACAAGTTCACCCGAATAGCATTTGCCAAGGTTTATTCTACAAAAAGCAGCAGGAGCGGAAGAAGGTTTTTTGAAGAACTTGAAAAATTTCTTCCCTTCAAGATAGAGAAAGTTCAAACGGATAACGGGAGCGAATTTTTAGGGGAGTTAGACGAATATCTTAAAAGAAAAGGGATAGAACACTACTTTAGTTATCCGAAATCTCCCAAGACTAATGCGCATGTAGAAAGGTTTATTCAAACGACAGAAAGTGAACTATGGATGATAGAAGGAACAGAACCGACTGTTGATGAGATGAATAAAAAACTTTTTGAGTATTTAAAGATTTACAACTTTCTTAGACCCCATCACTCTTTAAATTACAAGACTCCCGCTGAGAAGTTTGAGGACTATATTAGAAGTCATCAAGGTGTCCACCATGTATTGAACTCGAACAACCCCTTGACAAGAGAAGGGCAGTTTCCTATATTATTCACCAGCAAGGTTCCCCGGTAGCTCAGCGGGTAGAGCGGGTGGCTGTTAACCACCAGGTCGCTGGTTCGAGGCCGGCCCGGGGAGCCATCTTTTATTTTATCACGAAGATTTTTAAACTATCTCTTAAATAGTCCTTGATTAAATCCTTGGTATAGAACATAAAATTTCTGCAAGAAACTTTAGTTCTTCTAATGTGTGATCATAGTTTATAGCTATTCTTAGTCTGCTCTTTTTTACCGTAGGTGGTCTTATTGCAGGAACAAAAATTCCTTTTTCCCATAGTGATTTAGAAAGCTTAAGTGCAGACTCCTCACTCCCAGTTATAAATGGAAAAATTGCAGACATTGAGTTTATTCTTGTCAAATTCTTAAAAAATTCAATTTTTTTCTGGAGTGCTTTCATTCTTTTAGGGACAAGTTCCAAATTCTTAAGAGTTTGACAAGCAATGTATGGAGGAAGTGCTGTTGTGAAGATGA encodes:
- a CDS encoding IS481 family transposase, with the protein product MKQLKRFKGTSLHISSTNTAFKETLKEGRRVKKKLDLTKDRNVKKRLKWIEYYHKTGNARKTCRYFGISPTTFYKWKKRYDKYGIEGLQDRNKRPHKVRQPQTEPEIEHIIVTIREKFPTWSKEKIAAFMERYLNVKISSSTVYRVLKRHGLIERTWKLKSTYKRKKQKGKKNRTRKGLRADKPGTILMDVKYLYWCGKTFYQFTAIDKFTRIAFAKVYSTKSSRSGRRFFEELEKFLPFKIEKVQTDNGSEFLGELDEYLKRKGIEHYFSYPKSPKTNAHVERFIQTTESELWMIEGTEPTVDEMNKKLFEYLKIYNFLRPHHSLNYKTPAEKFEDYIRSHQGVHHVLNSNNPLTREGQFPILFTSKVPR